The Rickettsiales bacterium sequence CCTCAAACACCTAAGTCCTGATTGCCGCACGCTCTTACGCAAAGCCGGCCACTTCATTGAAGAAGATGATGCTGGTGATCCCCATTACCGTATCGTCGTTGATTACGCTGAGCGCGCCAAGAAGGTGAAGGAAGCCAAAGCTTAGACTCTTAGAGTCTTGAACTTAAAGGCAACAGCTCTCCACAAATAAAAAAGGCGCAGTCATTATGACCGCGCCTTTTTTATTATCTTGTCTGAAACGACTTAGTCGTCAGTTTCAACTTCATCATCCGCGAAAGACATGCCTTCAGGCTCTTCGCCGATCATCGCAGCTTCTTTGAACTCTTCTTCCATATCAGCGGAAACTTCAAGCTCTTCCATTGGAGCAGCAGGTGCTTCAATTTCTTCCTTCGGAGGCTCAACGCCTTCAATCACGTCAGGACGTTGGAAGCGGCTATAGCTCTCAATAATTTCTTCTTTCAACGGGGCGAAATCGATCGTTTTATCCGCGATCTCACGCAAAGATACAACGGCATCTTTATCGTTGTCACGATCAATCGTAATCGGGTTACCCGATGAGATTTGCTTCGCACGACGGGCTGCAATGGCCAGTAGTTCAAAACGGTTAGGGATGTTTTCAATACAATCTTCTACGGTAACGCGTGCCATAATATATACGATTCCTCTTTATCTTAGGGGTGGAAAGGCGCTATATATACCGCCCACACAACTAAATACAAGCACAAAACCTATGTCAGAAGTCGTCAACTTGCAGGAAAAAAACGATAAAAAGCTACGCAAACCCGATTGGATTCGCGTAAAGGCTCCCGTTTCGAAGGGCTATAAAGAGACACGCGACCTCATGCGACGCCAAAGCTTGCATACCGTATGCGAAGAAGCGGCATGCCCCAATATCGGCGAATGCTGGGAAAAGAAGCACGCCACCATCATGATTATGGGCGATACCTGCACCCGCGCCTGCGCCTTCTGCAACGTCAAAACCGGCCGCCCCAACATGCTCGACCCGATGGAGCCAGACAATACCGCCATCGCCGTAAAAGAGATGGGCCTACACCATGTCGTCATCACCTCCGTTGACCGTGACGATCTACCTGATGGAGGCGCCGAACATTTCGCCCGCACCATTGAGCGCACCCGCGAAGTCGCAACTAAAACCACAATCGAAGTCCTGACGCCAGATTTCTTCCGCAGCGCCGATGGTTCACTAGAACGTGTACTTGCCGCCAAGCCGGACGTCTTTAACCATAATATCGAAACCGTGCCGCGCCTATATAAGCGCATCCGCCCTTCCGCCCGTTACTTCCACTCGCTTTACGTTCTCAAGCGTTCAAAAGAAATTGATCCCTTGATGTTCACCAAATCCGGCCTGATGGTAGGCCTCGGTGAAGGCAAAGACGAAGTGCTGCAAGTGATGGATGATTTACGCGCTGCCGAGGTGGACTTTATCACCATTGGCCAATATCTGCAGCCTACCCCGCGCCATGCGCCGGTTGAACGTTTCGTCACGCCTGATGAGTTCAAAATGTATGAACGTATGGCCCGCGCCAAAGGCTTCCTGATGGTGTCCAGCACCCCCCTCACCCGCTCCAGCTACCATGCAGGTGATGATTTCAAAAAGCTCCAAGCCGCACGACAAGCAAAGTAACACGCCCGCGCCCAATAGCGCTTGACTTGCTCGCCTAGATTGTGTTTATTCACCTTAGAGTATCTGACTCAGATACTTCGGGGCTTTCAAAACCTCTTGTAGACTAGTGGCGGACTTAACCACTATAAATCGTCCATCTCGATTCCTAGGGTCGGGGTGGCAACGTTATAGAATAGGCTTCGGCCAAAAGCGTTGCAGCTATGTCTACATAGTTTTGAACACCCCGGCCACCAGTGGGAATCTCCCCGCTGGCGGTCACTCGCTTGAGTCGGGAGGATCGGGAAATAGAATACCATTCGTGGGAATACTCGGTTGAACGTTACAAATAAGGCTTAACCTCCCGGCACCTGCGGAGCGCCCAATTGTCATGCTGAAAGAGCAGCAACCTAAGGTC is a genomic window containing:
- the rpoZ gene encoding DNA-directed RNA polymerase subunit omega, producing the protein MARVTVEDCIENIPNRFELLAIAARRAKQISSGNPITIDRDNDKDAVVSLREIADKTIDFAPLKEEIIESYSRFQRPDVIEGVEPPKEEIEAPAAPMEELEVSADMEEEFKEAAMIGEEPEGMSFADDEVETDD